In Providencia zhijiangensis, a single window of DNA contains:
- the nth gene encoding endonuclease III: protein MNKTKRIEILTRLRDNNPHPTTELEFSSPFELLISVLLSAQATDVSVNKATAKLYPVANTPEQMVALGVDGIKEYIKTIGLFNTKAESVYKTCQILIEKHHSQVPENREELEALPGVGRKTANVVLNTAFGWPTIAVDTHIFRVCNRTKFAPGKDVVEVEEKLLKVVPAEFKVDCHHWFILHGRYTCIARKPRCGSCIIEDLCEFKDKIYPEN from the coding sequence ATGAATAAAACTAAACGAATCGAAATTCTCACTCGCCTGCGCGATAACAATCCTCATCCTACAACGGAGCTAGAATTTAGCTCCCCTTTTGAATTACTAATTTCGGTGCTGCTGTCTGCACAAGCCACCGATGTCAGCGTCAACAAAGCGACGGCAAAACTTTATCCGGTCGCCAATACGCCAGAGCAGATGGTCGCCCTCGGCGTTGATGGCATCAAAGAGTATATTAAAACCATTGGGTTATTTAATACTAAAGCCGAAAGTGTCTATAAAACCTGTCAGATTCTGATTGAAAAACATCATAGCCAAGTCCCTGAAAACCGCGAGGAATTAGAAGCCTTGCCGGGTGTTGGGCGTAAAACGGCAAACGTTGTACTCAATACCGCCTTTGGCTGGCCGACCATTGCCGTCGATACCCATATCTTCCGCGTGTGTAATCGCACCAAGTTTGCTCCCGGCAAAGATGTTGTGGAAGTCGAAGAAAAACTATTGAAAGTGGTTCCTGCTGAATTTAAAGTCGACTGCCACCACTGGTTTATTCTCCATGGTCGTTATACATGTATCGCCCGCAAACCACGCTGTGGATCTTGCATCATTGAAGATCTTTGCGAGTTTAAAGATAAAATTTACCCTGAAAATTAA
- the rsxG gene encoding electron transport complex subunit RsxG — protein sequence MLNTMRRHGTILALFAAGTTALSAAVYTLTKDIIAEQAAIVQKKLLDQVVPESLYDNELAKECYLVTNEAILGNKLPRHLYIARKDGQPVAAALESTAPDGYSGAIHLLVGADFKGNVLGVRVTEHHETPGLGDKIETRISDWITHFTGKKLESAQDPHWAVKKDGGDFDQFTGATITPRAVVNATKRTAAFIQTVPEELANYPICGDE from the coding sequence ATGTTAAATACAATGCGCCGTCATGGCACAATCTTGGCTCTGTTCGCGGCGGGTACAACTGCACTGAGCGCTGCTGTATATACGCTAACGAAAGATATCATTGCCGAGCAAGCCGCCATTGTGCAGAAAAAATTGCTCGACCAAGTGGTACCTGAATCCTTATATGACAATGAGCTCGCCAAAGAGTGCTATCTGGTCACCAATGAAGCTATACTGGGAAATAAACTCCCTCGACATCTGTATATTGCCCGTAAGGATGGTCAGCCTGTTGCTGCGGCTTTAGAAAGCACGGCTCCCGATGGGTATTCCGGTGCGATCCACTTGTTAGTCGGTGCGGATTTTAAAGGCAATGTTTTGGGTGTACGAGTCACTGAACACCATGAAACACCGGGGCTTGGGGATAAAATCGAAACCCGTATTTCCGATTGGATCACCCATTTTACAGGCAAAAAGTTAGAATCTGCACAAGACCCTCATTGGGCTGTGAAAAAAGATGGTGGTGATTTTGACCAATTTACAGGCGCCACGATCACGCCTCGTGCGGTCGTCAATGCCACAAAGCGTACCGCTGCATTTATCCAAACGGTACCGGAAGAATTAGCGAATTACCCAATTTGTGGGGATGAATAA
- the rsxC gene encoding electron transport complex subunit RsxC → MLNLFKWLKKDNVWDFDGGIHPPEMKLQSSQTPMRVASVPDELIIPLQQHLGPEGELIVKVGDTVLKGQPLTKGTGRTVPVHASTSGTIVAIEPMVTAHPSGLKELCVKIKSDGLDTWAPLQPEPNFQQLSRADLLNKIEQSGIAGLGGAGFPTASKLAGGKDAIKTLIINAAECEPYITADDRLMQEHSQEVIEGCRVLQHLLNPDQVLIGIEDNKPEAIKALKRALTPTDSQIFVRVIPTKYPSGGAKQLTKILTGKEVPSGARSSQIGVLMQNVGTVVAIKRAVIDGQPLIERVVTVTGEAIKQPGNFWARLGTPVKHLLQQSGFEPENEQMVIMGGPLMGFTLPDLNVPVVKICNCLLVPTQEEMGEKPVEEACIRCGLCVDACPAGLLPQQLYWFSKGNEHEKAQKHNLFDCIECGACAYVCPSNIPLVQYYRQEKAEIREIDQEERRSAEAKLRFEAKQQRMEREKLAREERHKKAAVQVDTADKDAVNAALARVKAKKASTSEPIKIISGELPDNSAVIAAREARKAQARTKQAQKVAEQTQSDTPVIADGEEGDDPRKAAVTAAIARAKAKKAAAQQTSEPDVETPVESAEEVDPRKAAVAAAIARAKAKKAAAQQTSEPAVEAPVEAAEEVDPRKAAVTAAIARAKAKKAAAQQASEPVVEASVEAAEEVDPRKAAVAAAIARAKAKKAAAQQTSEPVVEAPVESAEEVDPRKAAVAAAIARAKAKKAAAQQTSEPVVEASVETAEEVDPRKAAVAAAIARAKAKKAAAQQTSEPVVEAPVESAEEVDPRKAAVAAAIARVKAKKAAAQRSTEPQSNEQTTTE, encoded by the coding sequence ATGCTTAATTTATTTAAGTGGTTGAAAAAAGATAATGTTTGGGACTTCGATGGCGGTATTCACCCGCCAGAGATGAAATTGCAATCCAGCCAAACGCCTATGCGAGTCGCTTCCGTCCCTGATGAATTGATTATTCCGCTGCAACAGCATTTAGGGCCTGAAGGTGAACTGATTGTTAAAGTTGGTGATACTGTACTTAAAGGGCAGCCGCTCACCAAAGGTACGGGGCGCACAGTCCCCGTCCACGCCTCAACATCGGGAACCATTGTTGCCATTGAGCCGATGGTTACCGCTCACCCTTCTGGGTTGAAAGAACTGTGCGTCAAAATTAAATCTGATGGTTTAGATACTTGGGCACCTTTGCAGCCCGAGCCTAATTTCCAACAACTTTCACGCGCCGATTTACTCAATAAGATTGAGCAATCAGGGATCGCAGGTTTAGGGGGCGCAGGTTTCCCAACGGCCTCTAAACTAGCAGGCGGTAAAGACGCCATTAAAACATTGATTATCAATGCTGCTGAGTGTGAGCCCTACATCACCGCAGATGACCGCTTAATGCAAGAGCATTCCCAAGAGGTCATTGAAGGTTGCCGCGTTTTACAACATTTACTCAATCCAGACCAAGTGCTGATTGGTATTGAAGATAATAAACCCGAAGCTATTAAGGCATTAAAACGTGCACTGACGCCTACAGACTCGCAGATTTTTGTGCGCGTGATCCCAACCAAATATCCATCGGGTGGCGCAAAACAGCTCACAAAAATCTTAACCGGAAAAGAAGTCCCTTCTGGCGCACGTTCTTCCCAAATTGGCGTGCTAATGCAGAACGTCGGTACCGTCGTTGCTATTAAACGCGCGGTGATTGATGGTCAACCACTGATTGAGCGTGTCGTGACAGTGACGGGCGAAGCGATTAAACAACCTGGTAACTTCTGGGCGCGTTTAGGCACTCCAGTTAAGCATCTGCTTCAACAATCCGGTTTTGAACCGGAAAATGAGCAAATGGTGATTATGGGAGGCCCATTGATGGGCTTTACACTGCCGGATCTGAATGTGCCGGTGGTGAAAATCTGTAACTGTTTATTGGTTCCTACCCAAGAAGAAATGGGTGAAAAGCCCGTCGAAGAAGCCTGTATTCGTTGCGGTTTATGTGTTGATGCCTGCCCTGCGGGATTACTGCCCCAGCAATTATATTGGTTCAGTAAAGGCAACGAACACGAAAAAGCGCAAAAACATAACCTCTTCGACTGTATTGAGTGTGGCGCTTGCGCTTATGTTTGCCCAAGTAATATTCCGTTGGTGCAATACTATCGTCAAGAAAAAGCTGAAATTCGCGAGATAGATCAAGAAGAACGTCGTTCTGCAGAGGCGAAACTACGTTTTGAAGCCAAACAGCAACGAATGGAACGCGAAAAACTTGCCCGTGAAGAACGCCATAAAAAAGCAGCGGTTCAAGTGGATACTGCGGATAAAGATGCGGTTAATGCGGCGCTGGCTCGTGTTAAAGCGAAGAAAGCATCAACCTCTGAACCAATAAAAATTATTTCGGGCGAATTGCCGGATAATAGTGCCGTTATTGCAGCAAGAGAAGCGCGTAAAGCCCAAGCTCGTACTAAACAGGCGCAAAAAGTTGCAGAGCAAACCCAATCTGACACCCCAGTAATTGCAGACGGCGAAGAGGGAGATGACCCGCGCAAAGCTGCCGTTACTGCGGCGATTGCCCGCGCAAAAGCCAAGAAAGCGGCTGCGCAACAGACGTCAGAGCCTGATGTTGAAACTCCGGTTGAATCCGCAGAGGAAGTCGACCCGCGCAAAGCTGCCGTTGCTGCGGCGATTGCCCGCGCAAAAGCCAAGAAAGCGGCTGCACAACAGACTTCAGAGCCTGCTGTTGAAGCGCCAGTTGAAGCCGCTGAAGAAGTTGATCCGCGTAAAGCTGCCGTTACTGCGGCGATTGCCCGTGCGAAAGCGAAGAAAGCCGCTGCACAACAAGCTTCAGAGCCTGTTGTAGAAGCATCAGTTGAAGCCGCTGAAGAAGTTGACCCGCGCAAAGCTGCCGTTGCTGCGGCGATTGCCCGTGCGAAAGCCAAGAAAGCGGCTGCGCAACAGACGTCAGAGCCTGTTGTTGAAGCTCCGGTTGAATCTGCTGAAGAAGTTGACCCGCGCAAAGCTGCCGTTGCTGCTGCCATTGCCCGTGCGAAAGCCAAGAAAGCCGCTGCGCAACAGACTTCAGAGCCTGTTGTAGAAGCGTCAGTTGAAACCGCTGAAGAAGTTGATCCGCGCAAAGCCGCCGTCGCTGCGGCGATTGCCCGTGCGAAAGCCAAGAAAGCGGCTGCGCAACAGACGTCAGAGCCTGTTGTTGAAGCTCCGGTTGAATCTGCTGAAGAAGTTGATCCGCGTAAAGCTGCCGTTGCTGCTGCCATTGCCCGAGTTAAGGCAAAGAAAGCCGCTGCCCAGCGATCTACAGAACCGCAGTCAAATGAACAAACCACTACAGAGTAA
- a CDS encoding electron transport complex subunit E, translated as MSSETKELFAQGLWKNNSALVQLLGLCPLLAVSSTATNALGLGLATTLVLVCTNVAVSAFRRWVPAEIRIPIYVMIIASVVSAVQMLINAYAFGLYESLGIFIPLIVTNCIVIGRAEAYASRNPVPLSAVDGLAMGLGATAALFVLGAMREILGNGTLFDGADLLLGSWAKSLRVEVLHLDSPFLLAMLPPGAFIGLALMLAGKYLIDEKMKKRAALKSGQQPAREYQKEQGCGTHIS; from the coding sequence ATGAGTAGCGAAACTAAAGAATTATTTGCACAAGGGTTATGGAAAAATAACTCTGCATTGGTACAACTACTGGGTTTATGCCCATTATTAGCAGTATCATCTACAGCGACTAACGCATTAGGTCTGGGGCTAGCAACGACCCTCGTTCTCGTTTGCACTAACGTCGCGGTATCCGCATTTCGTCGCTGGGTTCCTGCTGAAATCCGTATTCCTATTTACGTGATGATTATTGCCTCTGTTGTAAGTGCCGTACAAATGCTGATCAACGCCTATGCGTTTGGTTTGTATGAATCGCTGGGGATCTTTATTCCGCTGATTGTCACAAACTGTATCGTCATTGGACGTGCTGAAGCTTATGCCTCTCGCAACCCCGTTCCTTTATCTGCCGTCGATGGTTTGGCGATGGGATTGGGAGCAACAGCCGCACTGTTTGTACTGGGTGCAATGCGTGAAATTCTCGGTAATGGCACTTTGTTCGATGGCGCGGATCTACTGTTAGGTTCATGGGCAAAATCGTTACGTGTGGAAGTCTTACACCTTGACTCACCTTTTTTACTCGCTATGCTGCCACCGGGCGCGTTTATTGGCTTAGCCTTAATGCTAGCTGGTAAATACCTTATCGATGAAAAAATGAAAAAGCGCGCAGCGCTAAAATCAGGTCAACAACCAGCTCGTGAATACCAAAAAGAACAAGGTTGTGGCACTCATATTTCTTAA
- the rsxD gene encoding electron transport complex subunit RsxD has translation MKFRPLDSKARRLKIASAPFTHDNQSTSQVMFWVLLAAIPGIAVQTYFFGVGTLYQIAIAMATAAVTEAISIRLRQQPVLPVLKDNSAIVTALLLGVSLPPLSPWWLIVLGTVFAIIIAKQCYGGLGQNPFNPAMVGYVVLLISFPVQMTNWLPPQELQQLHISGFDSLMVIFSGHTSTGITLDQLRTGIDGMSQATPLDSFKTGLLTHSISDVLQQPILQGSLAGIGWQWVNLAYLAGGLIMLSRRIISWHIPVAFIGTLALLAVVSWLIDDSRYSPPLIQLLSGATMLGAFFIATDPVTASTTPKGRIIFGVLIGFLVWVIRVYGGYPDAVAFAVLLANITVPLIDHYTQPRAYGHK, from the coding sequence ATGAAATTTAGACCGCTTGATAGCAAAGCACGCCGTTTAAAAATTGCTAGCGCCCCATTTACTCATGATAACCAAAGCACCAGCCAGGTCATGTTTTGGGTTCTGCTTGCCGCTATCCCCGGCATTGCAGTGCAAACCTATTTTTTTGGTGTTGGAACCTTATACCAAATCGCCATTGCGATGGCCACGGCCGCAGTAACGGAAGCTATCTCCATCCGCTTACGCCAGCAACCTGTGCTGCCTGTTTTGAAAGATAATTCCGCAATTGTGACGGCATTATTACTTGGCGTAAGTTTGCCCCCATTATCTCCTTGGTGGCTGATTGTATTGGGCACTGTATTTGCCATTATTATTGCTAAGCAATGCTACGGCGGCTTGGGGCAGAACCCATTTAACCCTGCCATGGTCGGTTATGTAGTGTTGCTGATTTCATTCCCAGTGCAAATGACTAACTGGTTGCCACCTCAAGAATTGCAACAGCTGCATATTTCTGGCTTTGATAGCTTGATGGTGATCTTTAGCGGGCATACCTCGACAGGGATAACTCTGGATCAATTACGTACCGGTATTGATGGTATGAGCCAAGCGACTCCGTTAGATAGCTTTAAAACGGGCTTACTCACTCATTCTATTTCCGATGTACTACAGCAACCAATCCTGCAAGGTTCTTTAGCCGGTATCGGTTGGCAATGGGTGAACCTTGCCTATCTAGCAGGCGGATTAATTATGTTAAGTCGTCGCATTATTAGCTGGCATATTCCCGTAGCATTTATTGGTACCTTAGCCCTGCTCGCTGTGGTTAGCTGGTTAATTGACGATAGCCGCTATTCTCCGCCATTAATCCAATTATTGTCAGGGGCGACTATGTTAGGTGCATTCTTTATTGCAACCGACCCAGTCACTGCATCAACAACACCAAAAGGACGAATTATTTTTGGTGTGTTAATCGGCTTCTTAGTGTGGGTGATCCGCGTTTATGGCGGGTATCCTGATGCTGTGGCCTTTGCTGTCTTACTTGCCAATATCACTGTACCATTAATCGACCACTATACGCAGCCTCGCGCGTATGGGCATAAGTAA